The Cloacibacillus sp. genomic interval TTGAGCGACGCAAGCGCGTTTTGTTCAACGAGCAGAATGGTGAGGCCGCGCTCTTTGTTGAGCTGGCGCAGCACCTGAAAGACCTGCTCCGTCAGCTTCGGCATGAGCCCCATCGATACTTCGTCCACAAGCAGCAGGCGCGGCGAGGAGACCAGCGCGCGCGCTATCGCGAGCTGCTGCTGTTCGCCGCCGGAGAGCGTGCTTGCCGTCTGTTTCGTGCGTTCCTTTAATATCGGGAAAAGTTCGTAGATGTATTCGAGCTGTGCAGCGAGCTTTCCCTGCGCGCCGTAGACGCCCATCAGAAGATTTTCATATACGGAGAGCTGCGGGAAGCATCTCGCGCGCTCCTGCACTATACGGATTCCGAGCGCCGCGCGTTTGTGCGCGGGAAGCGCCGTTATGTCGCGCCCGTCGAAGGTGACCGTGCCCTGCTTTGGGCTTTGCAGCCCCATCACGGCGCGCAGCGTCGTCGTCTTGCCCGCGCCGTTTGCGCCGATTATTGAGACAAATTCGCCCTGTTCCACACCGAAGCTGATGCCGTGCACCGCCTCAATGTCGCCGTAGGCCACGCGAAGGTCTTTTACATCAAGCAGCATCGCCCGCGCCTCCCTTTCCGAGATAGGCTTCGATGACCGCCGGATTTTTAGTTATTTCGTCCGGCGTCCCCTCCGCCAGCATCTGACCGTGGTTCAGCACCACGATGCGCTGCGAGAGCCCCATCGCCACCTTCATGTTGTGTTCGATAAGAAGGATGGCCACGCCCTTGTCCTGAATGGAGCGGATAAGCTCCTCAATGACGC includes:
- a CDS encoding ABC transporter ATP-binding protein, with protein sequence MLLDVKDLRVAYGDIEAVHGISFGVEQGEFVSIIGANGAGKTTTLRAVMGLQSPKQGTVTFDGRDITALPAHKRAALGIRIVQERARCFPQLSVYENLLMGVYGAQGKLAAQLEYIYELFPILKERTKQTASTLSGGEQQQLAIARALVSSPRLLLVDEVSMGLMPKLTEQVFQVLRQLNKERGLTILLVEQNALASLKISDRGYVLETGNINITGTNTELLSDPKVREAYLGG